Proteins from a single region of Clupea harengus chromosome 5, Ch_v2.0.2, whole genome shotgun sequence:
- the tespa1 gene encoding protein ITPRID2 isoform X2 yields the protein MSAALLCGYFYPSSLPIGIHNYSMIAELSGRSFFSYTLFLHRPDTGQEETRVDPGHLTFESLLKTCNSFEDDLSLGAEATGLHDLRRPSLGRSPVLLPPPKSCRKTFTTSTPQQKLTLPLFNMGQSMASSCLSSATSKTASSISEVLQMCSEDAEETLYHLGFGCDEPQVTARIPSRFFNFPSQLHGINFRLFLESQLRRVSQEDPNLSLASRFRQVEVLTTMANAFYSLYSHVSRTPLQKLAPPEFSFSPAAEKRIGVRFFSSVRSEPRSPVERLKDTVSKMCLYTGTRASESTSPHNSPRKRNSIPEIATQLVNTDTKTLEHSGLEEDKNVGLVDTNMGCATYVDLETEIETGESPEGGSYEDMTPQAGLDSTEHSSTLFSELREASQAPVSNCRVRLSFSDPCQTQSAVDDTNIPEDSGEKVNTVTHNSERPVTPKPQSHTLQTPMVPVHKVTRDIICPPIVEQVHKAPYCSAQDFRTSVPHYFGRQPVSDISTRSPSEANLNSQGDPVTIPKICSEHYSGDGESPSPSPHPSMCRLVSPCQILVTGWDGDSTHGDAAEDVPPSSHSGSTQPQARLPDGVWRNRRYLRPTKGADQAQLSLKPKQANSFELEEVHSAGEDDVGQSESRTLASLCLSAVGLNKSLPPRGDSFQSDSSGYAEEDSHLLA from the exons ATGTCGGCCGCACTGCTTTGTGGGTATTTTTATCCTAGCAGTCTACCCATCGGCATACACAATTACTCAATGATTGCTGAGCTTAGTGGTAGATCATTCTTCTCATACACTTTATTCCTTCACAGGCCAGACACTGgacaagaggagacaagagTTGATCCTGGTCACCTGACTTTTG AGTCTTTACTGAAAACGTGTAACAGTTTTGAAGATGACCTGAGTCTAGGAGCCGAGG CTACCGGGTTACATGATCTTCGCAGACCATCACTGGG ACGCAGTCCTGTGCTCCTGCCCCCACCAAAATCATGTCGGAAAACATTTACCACAAG CACGCCTCAACAGAAGCTTACCCTTCCCCTCTTCAATATGGGTCAGAGCATGGCCTCCAGCTGCCTGTCCTCCGCTACCAGTAAGACCGCTTCGAG tatctctgAGGTTCTGCAGATGTGCTCAGAGGATGCGGAGGAAACCCTGTACCATCTGGGCTTTGGTTGCGATGAGCCACAGGTCACGGCACGAATTCCTTCCCGTTTCTTCAACTTCCCCTCTCAACTGCATGGCATCAATTTCCGCCTCTTCCTGGAGTCGCAGCTCCGCCGTGTCAGTCAGGAGGACCCTAACCTGTCACTTGCTA gtcGCTTCAGGCAAGTGGAGGTGTTGACAACGATGGCCAATGCCTTTTACTCGCTCTATTCCCACGTTTCCAGGACGCCCCTCCAGAAACTCGCCCCACCTGAGTTCAGCTTTTCGCCTGCGGCTGAGAAGAGGATTGGGGTGCGCTTCTTTAGCAGCGTCCGCAGCGAGCCTCGCTCCCCCGTGGAGAGGCTCAAGGACACTGTTTCGAAAATGTGCCTGTACACTGGCACACGTGCCTCAGAGTCCACATCACCCCACAACTCACCTAGGAAGCGGAACAGTATCCCCGAAATAGCAACCCAGTtagtaaacacagacacaaagactttAGAACACTCAGGCCTTGAGGAGGACAAGAATGTGGGACTTGTTGATACCAATATGGGATGCGCCACTTACGTAGACctagagacagaaatagaaacaGGCGAGAGCCCTGAGGGGGGGTCGTATGAAGATATGACTCCTCAGGCAGGTCTTGACAGCACGGAGCACTCAAGCACATTGTTCTCAGAATTGAGGGAAGCCTCTCAAGCCCCAGTTAGCAACTGCAGGGTCAGGCTATCATTTTCTGATCCTTGCCAAACTCAGAGTGCTGTTGATGACACAAACATTCCAGAAGATTCCGGTGAGAAGGTGAACACGGTCACTCACAATTCCGAAAGGCCAGTAACCCCCAAACCTCAGTCACATACGTTGCAGACTCCCATGGTACCTGTTCACAAGGTGACCCGTGACATTATCTGCCCTCCGATTGTGGAGCAGGTGCACAAGGCACCTTACTGCAGTGCACAGGATTTCAGAACTTCAGTGCCTCATTACTTTGGAAGACAGCCAGTTTCAGACATCTCCACCCGCTCGCCTTCAGAAGCCAATCTAAACTCACAAGGTGATCCCGTGACTATCCCTAAAATCTGTTCTGAGCATTATTCAGGGGATGGTGAGTCGCCCTCACCATCACCTCATCCCAGCATGTGCAGACTTGTGTCCCCGTGTCAGATACTGGTGACAGGCTGGGATGGCGATTCTACCCACGGCGACGCAGCGGAAGATGTTCCTCCCTCTTCGCACTCTGGCTCCACCCAGCCTCAGGCACGGCTCCCAGATGGAGTCTGGAGGAACCGGAGGTACCTGAGGCCCACGAAGGGTGCCGACCAGGCTCAACTCAGCCTTAAACCCAAGCAAGCAAATTCTTTTGAACTAGAAGAG GTTCACAGTGCCGGGGAAGATGATGTTGGACAGTCAGAGTCCAGGACACTTGCCTCCTTATGCCTGTCTGCCGTTGGTCTGAACAAAA GTTTACCTCCACGAGGGGACAGCTTCCAGTCGGACAGCAGTGGCTACGCTGAGGAGGACTCGCATCTTCTGGCTTAA
- the slc2a1b gene encoding solute carrier family 2, facilitated glucose transporter member 1, whose translation MDSGGKQVTLPLLLAVGTAVIGSLQFGYNTGVINAPQQIIEAFYNETWFDRYETQITKTNLITLWSISVSMFSVGGIFGSFSVGLFVNRFGRKNSMFMANVLAFISAALMGFSKLAASWEMLMVGRFVIGLYSGLSTGFVPMYVGEVSPTSLRGALGTLHQLGIVTGILIAQVFGMESLLGNADLWPLLLSFTFIPAVVQCIMLPFCPESPRFLLINRNEEAKAKTVLKKLRGTTDVGADMQEMKEESRQMMREKKVTIPELFRSPVYRQPMFIAIMLQLSQQLSGINAIFYYSTRIFKKAGVSQPVYATIGAGVVNTAFTVVSLFVVERAGRRSLHMLGLVGMAASAVLMTIALALLEKLKWMSYLSIVAIFGFVAFFEIGPGPIPWFIVAELFSQGPRPSAMAVAGFCNWTANFIVGMGFQYVEEICGPYVFVIFTILLLFFFVFTYFKVPETKGRTFDEISAGFRQSGAAGAEKHPEELNSLGADSPL comes from the exons ATCATTGAGGCATTCTACAATGAGACCTGGTTCGATAGATATGAGACCCAGATCACCAAAACCAACCTCATCACACTGTGGTCCATCTCAGTGTCCATGTTCTCAGTGGGAGGCATCTTCGGCTCCTTCTCCGTGGGTCTTTTTGTCAACCGCTTTGGAAG GAAGAACTCCATGTTCATGGCCAACGTTCTAGCCTTCATATCTGCTGCCCTCATGGGATTTTCCAAGTTGGCCGCTTCCTGGGAGATGCTCATGGTTGGCCGCTTCGTTATAGGCCTCTACTCCGGCCTCTCCACGGGTTTCGTGCCCATGTACGTGGGCGAGGTTTCACCCACCTCCCTCCGAGGGGCCCTGGGTACCCTTCACCAGCTGGGCATTGTGACTGGTATCCTGATCGCACAG GTGTTTGGCATGGAGAGCCTCTTGGGTAACGCCGACCTTTGGCCCCTCCTGCTGAGCTTCACCTTCATCCCGGCGGTGGTTCAGTGCATCATGCTGCCCTTCTGCCCCGAGAGCCCACGCTTCCTGCTCATCAACCGCAACGAGGAGGCCAAGGCCAAGACCG TTCTGAAAAAGCTGCGCGGGACGACGGACGTGGGTGCAGACATGcaggagatgaaggaggagagcAGGCAGATGATGAGGGAGAAGAAGGTGACCATCCCCGAGCTCTTCCGCTCGCCCGTCTACCGCCAGCCCATGTTCATTGCCATCATGCTGCAGCTCTCCCAGCAGCTGTCTGGCATCAACGCC ATCTTCTACTACTCCACCCGGATCTTTAAGAAGGCTGGAGTGTCCCAGCCTGTGTACGCCACCATCGGAGCCGGCGTGGTCAACACAGCCTTTACTGTGGTCTCG CTCTTTGTGGTGGAGCGCGCTGGGCGGCGGTCCCTGCACATGCTGGGGTTGGTGGGCATGGCTGCGTCTGCTGTGCTGATGACCATCGCTCTGGCCCTTCTG GAGAAACTGAAGTGGATGTCGTACCTGAGCATTGTGGCCATATTTGGCTTTGTGGCATTCTTCGAGATTGGCCCGGGCCCCATCCCCTGGTTCATCGTGGCCGAGCTCTTCAGCCAGGGACCCCGGCCCTCCGCCATGGCTGTGGCTGGCTTCTGTAACTGGACGGCCAACTTCATCGTGGGCATGGGCTTCCAGTATGTGGAG GAGATCTGTGGgccgtatgtgtttgtgatcttcaccatcctcctcctcttcttcttcgtcttcacCTACTTCAAAGTCCCAGAGACCAAGGGCCGGACATTCGACGAGATCTCCGCCGGGTTCCGCCAGTCCGGCGCCGCCGGTGCCGAGAAGCACCCGGAAGAGCTCAACAGCCTAGGGGCAGATTCTCCGCTCTGA
- the tespa1 gene encoding protein TESPA1 isoform X1 yields the protein METPFPTVRRHAWVRRSWLTLEETEHQAPYPATTDLHLSTQEDDVFLGGCTTGKIETWLQGCGPDTGQEETRVDPGHLTFESLLKTCNSFEDDLSLGAEATGLHDLRRPSLGRSPVLLPPPKSCRKTFTTSTPQQKLTLPLFNMGQSMASSCLSSATSKTASSISEVLQMCSEDAEETLYHLGFGCDEPQVTARIPSRFFNFPSQLHGINFRLFLESQLRRVSQEDPNLSLASRFRQVEVLTTMANAFYSLYSHVSRTPLQKLAPPEFSFSPAAEKRIGVRFFSSVRSEPRSPVERLKDTVSKMCLYTGTRASESTSPHNSPRKRNSIPEIATQLVNTDTKTLEHSGLEEDKNVGLVDTNMGCATYVDLETEIETGESPEGGSYEDMTPQAGLDSTEHSSTLFSELREASQAPVSNCRVRLSFSDPCQTQSAVDDTNIPEDSGEKVNTVTHNSERPVTPKPQSHTLQTPMVPVHKVTRDIICPPIVEQVHKAPYCSAQDFRTSVPHYFGRQPVSDISTRSPSEANLNSQGDPVTIPKICSEHYSGDGESPSPSPHPSMCRLVSPCQILVTGWDGDSTHGDAAEDVPPSSHSGSTQPQARLPDGVWRNRRYLRPTKGADQAQLSLKPKQANSFELEEVHSAGEDDVGQSESRTLASLCLSAVGLNKSLPPRGDSFQSDSSGYAEEDSHLLA from the exons ATGGAGACCCCGTTCCCAACTGTCAGGCGACACGCCTGGGTCCGCCGCAGCTGGCTCACCCTGGAGGAGACAGAACATCAGGCTCCATACCCAGCGACCACGGACCTGCACCTGTCCACTCAGGAGGACGATGTCTTTCTGGGAG GATGTACTACAGGAAAGATTGAGACCTGGCTTCAAGGCTGTGG GCCAGACACTGgacaagaggagacaagagTTGATCCTGGTCACCTGACTTTTG AGTCTTTACTGAAAACGTGTAACAGTTTTGAAGATGACCTGAGTCTAGGAGCCGAGG CTACCGGGTTACATGATCTTCGCAGACCATCACTGGG ACGCAGTCCTGTGCTCCTGCCCCCACCAAAATCATGTCGGAAAACATTTACCACAAG CACGCCTCAACAGAAGCTTACCCTTCCCCTCTTCAATATGGGTCAGAGCATGGCCTCCAGCTGCCTGTCCTCCGCTACCAGTAAGACCGCTTCGAG tatctctgAGGTTCTGCAGATGTGCTCAGAGGATGCGGAGGAAACCCTGTACCATCTGGGCTTTGGTTGCGATGAGCCACAGGTCACGGCACGAATTCCTTCCCGTTTCTTCAACTTCCCCTCTCAACTGCATGGCATCAATTTCCGCCTCTTCCTGGAGTCGCAGCTCCGCCGTGTCAGTCAGGAGGACCCTAACCTGTCACTTGCTA gtcGCTTCAGGCAAGTGGAGGTGTTGACAACGATGGCCAATGCCTTTTACTCGCTCTATTCCCACGTTTCCAGGACGCCCCTCCAGAAACTCGCCCCACCTGAGTTCAGCTTTTCGCCTGCGGCTGAGAAGAGGATTGGGGTGCGCTTCTTTAGCAGCGTCCGCAGCGAGCCTCGCTCCCCCGTGGAGAGGCTCAAGGACACTGTTTCGAAAATGTGCCTGTACACTGGCACACGTGCCTCAGAGTCCACATCACCCCACAACTCACCTAGGAAGCGGAACAGTATCCCCGAAATAGCAACCCAGTtagtaaacacagacacaaagactttAGAACACTCAGGCCTTGAGGAGGACAAGAATGTGGGACTTGTTGATACCAATATGGGATGCGCCACTTACGTAGACctagagacagaaatagaaacaGGCGAGAGCCCTGAGGGGGGGTCGTATGAAGATATGACTCCTCAGGCAGGTCTTGACAGCACGGAGCACTCAAGCACATTGTTCTCAGAATTGAGGGAAGCCTCTCAAGCCCCAGTTAGCAACTGCAGGGTCAGGCTATCATTTTCTGATCCTTGCCAAACTCAGAGTGCTGTTGATGACACAAACATTCCAGAAGATTCCGGTGAGAAGGTGAACACGGTCACTCACAATTCCGAAAGGCCAGTAACCCCCAAACCTCAGTCACATACGTTGCAGACTCCCATGGTACCTGTTCACAAGGTGACCCGTGACATTATCTGCCCTCCGATTGTGGAGCAGGTGCACAAGGCACCTTACTGCAGTGCACAGGATTTCAGAACTTCAGTGCCTCATTACTTTGGAAGACAGCCAGTTTCAGACATCTCCACCCGCTCGCCTTCAGAAGCCAATCTAAACTCACAAGGTGATCCCGTGACTATCCCTAAAATCTGTTCTGAGCATTATTCAGGGGATGGTGAGTCGCCCTCACCATCACCTCATCCCAGCATGTGCAGACTTGTGTCCCCGTGTCAGATACTGGTGACAGGCTGGGATGGCGATTCTACCCACGGCGACGCAGCGGAAGATGTTCCTCCCTCTTCGCACTCTGGCTCCACCCAGCCTCAGGCACGGCTCCCAGATGGAGTCTGGAGGAACCGGAGGTACCTGAGGCCCACGAAGGGTGCCGACCAGGCTCAACTCAGCCTTAAACCCAAGCAAGCAAATTCTTTTGAACTAGAAGAG GTTCACAGTGCCGGGGAAGATGATGTTGGACAGTCAGAGTCCAGGACACTTGCCTCCTTATGCCTGTCTGCCGTTGGTCTGAACAAAA GTTTACCTCCACGAGGGGACAGCTTCCAGTCGGACAGCAGTGGCTACGCTGAGGAGGACTCGCATCTTCTGGCTTAA